From the genome of Malus sylvestris chromosome 13, drMalSylv7.2, whole genome shotgun sequence:
GGGTGGCCAAACTAATCAatttcttattcttttcttctatttttttcatctcttcaatttcttttaaacttaatgGTCTTTGATTGTTGATGTTAACGCATAATGAAGATTTATAATCAAATATATTGCAATGTGGCATAGTCTTATTGGGTTGGGTCAGTCATGTTTTAAGAGGCGACCTATAAGTTTCAAGGAGAAGAGGGTCCACAAGTCAAAGTAGAATGAATTTTAAGTTTCAGGTAGTAAAGTAGTGACTTTTGAGTTAAAAAGGGCAAAGTGAGATCCTAATAGAGTTGTAGGAGGCGTAAACCCTATTTCATTGCACCAAACTCCTGCACATTACGATTGCAAAGAACCGTGTCCCAGATAACTACGTATCAAGAGGTAATCAATTGTCTGCGTAAGAAACGAAAGAAAGGGGCTTGAGGGGGATTTCTGTGATCTGAAGGACACATGCTAGAACCGAGAGGGGATATTTTGTGTTTACAAGTGATCGAAACTTGTGGTTGAATTGGTTAAACGAATCTCCTCTTACATGATCTCCGAAACATGCCCGACAAGTTGAATTTTAGGCATTGTTTGCAGAGTGAAATGTATTTCATGTTTTGGCAAAGCGGACATTAGCATTGTAAAATGAGGGATGAATAAAGGAATGCCCTGTTCCCTCTACATCTTTTATGCACAGAAAACTGTTGCTAATTGATCTCTGCGTTGCGCGCGTTACTTCAAAGAGGTACATCGGCCAGTGGGTTATATTGTTTGGGTGGAGGAGTTTGGGCGGATTGGGGTTGAGGCAGGTTTGGGGATGATGGGGGAGAGGCAAGGGAGGTTGGTGCAGGAGAAGGGGGAAGAGCTGGGCAACTTTGGGCTTGCGTGCGTGACCCAGTTGTTCATCGGATTCCAGTGCAGGAATTTCAGAACAACTTGATTAGGCACATGCCAATGCAAACATGGGACGATTATCTTTCCGATATAGGCTCTCAGACAAAACATTAGCATTGGGAAAACTGAGcaagaaacaaatgaaaatccCTACCCAATTGACCCTAACCTTAAGACACTCCAACTACCCTAAACATGCTATCAAAACTCCAGTGGATTTGATCAAATTACAACCTCACTTGTAGCGTCATAACAAAGAAGTATAGCAATGCGAAAGCCCTCCTCAATCAACCATAGCAGCATTCTCTTAGCAAGGAatcgaaaaccgaaaaccaaacccgGAAACAtgcaagcattcttcaaaacaGCATCAAATTAGAACTAAGCATAAAATATCCAGAACAAGGTCTCACCAAAACACTTCCAAAATCCGCACCAAAAACTCAAACTAGGAATTCAAACAAAACACCGATTGAGAGATAGTAAATAACATAAGCTCAAAAGAGGCAATCCTCTTAACGGTACGACTTCTGGAACCTGGATCTGGCACCGCGACCGCCGAACTTCTTGGGCTCGCAGCGCCTGGGGTCAGCCACCAGGAGAGTCCTGTCGTACCTGATCAGGATGTCCTTGATCTCCTTCTTGCTCTGCTCGTCCACGTACTTCTGGTAAAACGCCACCAGGGCCTTGGCAATGCTCTGACGGATCGCGTAGATCTGGGAGGTGTGGCCTCCGCCTTTCACTCGGATCCTCATGTCCACGCCGGCGAAGCGCTGTCGTCCGAGCAGCAGGATCGGCTCGTAGGCCTTGAATCGGAGGATCTCCGGCTCCACGAGCTCGATTGGGCAGCCGTTGATCTTGATCAGGCCGCGTCCGCGCTTGCAGTAGGTCACTGCCACCGCCGTCTTCTTCCGCCCGAAGCATTGTACGGACTCGATTGCTGGGGCCGCCATGGTTGGTTCTCTGGGGTTTGGGTCTCCTCCTTCAGGGCTTTCGAGGGGCTCTATGTGTTTCTGCGCGCTATGAGCATGGAGGCGCGAGGCGGTGTGTGGGAAATGTTATATgagagagggtttagggttgagggtggATTGGACGGCTGAGATTGCTGTTTTGTTAAACAACAGTAAGATGGTTAAAATGGGCTTTTTTGGACCAAGCCATTACATTGTTTCGGTCCGGCCCATGGTAGAGGCCCATATTTTGTGTCagaatgtaaaaatatgaataaatcgcAGTAATGCATGCAACTTTGAATTtggagattgcaagatataagaTCTATGCACACTTTAGGGCACTATAGAATTCGAATGATTAAAAGTTCTTAAGTTCCATTTTCATTGCCACTACTTACTAATACGACGAtgcattgatattttttttacttgtaagtaaaaaGTCTAATGATCGACTCTCATGAATATTAAGTAATCCTTCAATATTTTGAATGATATATGGTAAGCATCTGCAATCACTCACTCCTCGATGATGTATCGATGGGGCCTTCTCAATGCAAACTAAGGACTAAGACTACACTTTCCAATCCAATCTACTAACCATctaaaaaacaataagaattGAGGCACATTAGATTAAAATTAGGAGAATAATTGAAATTTTTatctttccttctctcttttGTTGAGAATACGATGAATAAGAAAAAGATGTATATGTACAGTAAggggtataaaaaaaagagttCTGGAAGGCTCagggcaaagaaaaaaaaaagtgagccCGAAATCACATGACTTGTTTGCCTTGCATTTGTGCCGGCTCTAAATGtagtaatatttttcttaatatatTAGATATTATCTACTGTTGGAAGTGAGATAAACCTTATAATGGGATGACTACAATAATTTGGTTCGACGTCGTCTTTGACGAAAATTCAACGTAatacctttcacttacaaataaaaaaaatactactaaAACGTAATATTAAGTGGTAATGTGGTGACGTAGTTGAGTGCTTCTCGGAATACCCATTGGCTACAAATTTGCCTGATTACAACAGTTATGTCCTAAAACATGAGGTGTAAAACTTCCAttcagaagtcaatcataaaAGGCTCAAAATGATCAACTGATGGAacggtaaagattgaagaaccCAAAAGATAAAACGATCGTAAGCACAACATATTCAATAGATTGAAGAAAGATTCAATTGAGGGTATGTTTATTTACAAGGATTAAAAATTGAATCATTTCAATTCTTGAGTTTTATGTGTTTACTAAAATATGAGTAGGGGAATCATTTCACTCTTTAACTTTTCATGTGTTTATTTACACATAAAAAATCAGAAAAGTACAAGTTTTCCCTTTAAAtctgtaataaaaaaaaaaaaaatgggaatcgGATCGTCTACGGGGACTACTTATTCTTACTCCCTTTCCATACTTCTCTTATTTTTGAACTTTCCGATTCATTCATTTTTCCATCGGGTTTACAGACATATAAGAAACTGGAAAATTGCAAGTTTTCCAGTAACCTCTTTTTACAATTAATTACAAGTATAACGCTTCTCTTATTTTTTATAAGCGCTACATATGTGTTTATGCATCTTGCTAGAAAAGAAGAATCTTAATCACTTCAGTTAAAAGTTTCCTGCATTTGATATTTTTCTTATCGTGATCAACTCTTAAATTCTAATACACAAGAGTTGTAAGGATCTACATCTAAAGGACCTCATGAGAGATAGGATTAGGGTGTTGTAGGTGTGAATAGTCATATTGAATCCGAAAACAGTGCTCAACAAAACAACTAGCTAGACAAGAAAAGAAGCCAAGCGTTTGATCATAATCTTCACATTCTCAGTCTTGCCCTCACACAAGATATGAAAAGCATGTTCCTCACCTTCCATTTCAAACACCTCCAACTCTCCCTCCCACCCACTTTTCCTCACCAAATCGTAATACCAAATGCCTCGATCCCTCAGCTCATCCTTCTCAGAAACGCACACTAGCAGTCGGGAGCACCCGAGTCCAGCCAGGCTCGGTGCACCTTCACCTGCCGGATTCACCATTTGATTATCGCTACCCCTAGCTGATGGGAACAAAAACTTCCAAACTCTATAAGGCAGCCACTTCTCAAAGTTTTCTCCTTTAGGCTCTGATCCAATTGGCCTTGACCCTAAAAAGTAAGGGTGTGACATGAATGCCCCCACAATTTTCACCCCACCGCACAAACTCTCAAACCCTGCCTTCATAGCCACGTTATGCACAATGTTTCCACCTGCACTATCACCACCaatgtacaatttatcaaaAGTACCATACTGGACCAACCATGGCTCTTCGTCAGCCTTGCTAGCATCTGATTCTTTGTGGGGTTTGTGGGAAGAGACCCATTCAAGAGCATCCCAGCAATCTTGGTAACACATGGGAATTGGGTTTTCCGGGGCGAGCCTGTATTCAACTGAGACGGCGAGGACTTGGGCTTGCGAGACCAAGCGGTTGAGGAAACGGTGGTGGTCAGATGAGAAGGCGGATTCGAAGCAAAATCCACCACCGTGGAAGTAAACCAAGACGGGGATAGGGTTTTTGGGGGgctggtaattttggttttgaagAGGGAGGTAAAGGCGAGCGGAGATGCTAGGGTTTTGTGAGATGGTGATGTCTTTGGAGCTGACGTTGGTTTCTGGGTCACGAAGAGATGGGGGCACATAGGGAGAGCCCATGAGGCGTTCCACCGTGCTGTCTTTATATATTCTGATTAGAGGGAGCAGCTCTGAAGCTATTTCTTTTGCGGTGGTGGAAGCCATTTGAGACTTTTTGAGAAGTGTTGAAGTGTGAATCTTTTGAGGAATTGATGAGGGTAGAGAAACTACAATTGAAATTTATAATGGAATACTGAATACAGATTGTTTGTTTATAATTTCAATAGGAATATGAGAAGGAGAGGACCTCAAGGCTGACAGCTAATGCAGCAAGTAGCAATGGCAACCAAAGTAGCCGCCATATGTCCTTCCGCGCGGTGAGTCAAACTATACTACTTCATGGCTTCTCGTAAATATACAGTGCATGTAGAATGATTTTTCAAGAGTCGGTACACTACGTGTTAAAATACAAGTGGAagaacatttgaaaaaaaatactttACTTTTTCACTTGTTATTATGACATGTAATGTATTAACTCGTATTTCGGtcacataaaaaaaatctcTAGTATATAATATCTTTAAATTATAAATAACattgagaattgttattagcttttcaattttttttttccgtaacgcttctcatttttttttcagtagaTGCACAAAAGATTACACCCAATCTGCTCCAAATCCGGAAAGAGGAGTAGACCAACAGCATGAGAAAATTGAATACATAACTAATTTATATATAGAGAAAGTCTTGGGCAGACGAAGACAATGAAAAGGAAAGACGCACCGATTGACTTGGAGGCATCCACTGCAGATTTCATTTGGTCCCACACTCTTGCGAGAGTGCAACGATCATATGGAGCAGTCCTAGTCGGTACTTTGCATTCACAAGGCAAGTGGTCTTTATTGCATGATCATATCCAATTCCATTCTATATAATGATGTCTCGATAAATTGGAGGAAAAAGGGTGTAGTCAAATTTGTACCAAATATTTCGATTGACCAAGAAAAGTTAGCATAAgagatttaaaaatttgtttGCACATTCTCTACATA
Proteins encoded in this window:
- the LOC126597776 gene encoding 2-hydroxyisoflavanone dehydratase-like, which translates into the protein MASTTAKEIASELLPLIRIYKDSTVERLMGSPYVPPSLRDPETNVSSKDITISQNPSISARLYLPLQNQNYQPPKNPIPVLVYFHGGGFCFESAFSSDHHRFLNRLVSQAQVLAVSVEYRLAPENPIPMCYQDCWDALEWVSSHKPHKESDASKADEEPWLVQYGTFDKLYIGGDSAGGNIVHNVAMKAGFESLCGGVKIVGAFMSHPYFLGSRPIGSEPKGENFEKWLPYRVWKFLFPSARGSDNQMVNPAGEGAPSLAGLGCSRLLVCVSEKDELRDRGIWYYDLVRKSGWEGELEVFEMEGEEHAFHILCEGKTENVKIMIKRLASFLV
- the LOC126597778 gene encoding 40S ribosomal protein S16-like gives rise to the protein MAAPAIESVQCFGRKKTAVAVTYCKRGRGLIKINGCPIELVEPEILRFKAYEPILLLGRQRFAGVDMRIRVKGGGHTSQIYAIRQSIAKALVAFYQKYVDEQSKKEIKDILIRYDRTLLVADPRRCEPKKFGGRGARSRFQKSYR